A region of Deinococcus rubellus DNA encodes the following proteins:
- a CDS encoding MBL fold metallo-hydrolase has product MNLQSLGAAGTVSGSCHLLTLGGQLVMVDCGLFQGDAALEARNREAFPFDPGDLSAVLLTHAHLDHVGRLPLLVRRGYVGPIYCTPPTLNLAETVLLDSARLQVESYKQEVRRARRMNREGEVPQPLYDEDDVHRTVALMRPTLAFGQTLTVGRLRVRAERAGHILGSAFLILDSPEGRLLCSGDLGNRESGLQQDFTPPPEADAVLVETTYANRTHRPLAQTLDEFRDVLNQSVRLGGKILIPSFAIERAQAILYYLKNLMDAGEVPRVPIFLDSPMAARATHEYFEFGDELIGPVRGAFRSGDDPFRPSGLHVVTSSSESQRINRYDGAAIIIAGNGMLSGGRIQHHLKHQLWKPSTSLVIVSYQSPSSLGGQIVAGAGVVQVLGEDVAVRAQVHTIGGFSAHADQDDLLSWLDSTGQAHIWLTHGEVSVMNDFLPILTERGRLADRVPRRDAVDLIQTHFPGGRPPGELEEARMVVGQAE; this is encoded by the coding sequence ATGAACTTGCAAAGTCTGGGCGCGGCAGGCACCGTTTCCGGGAGCTGTCATCTGCTCACGCTGGGCGGCCAACTGGTGATGGTGGACTGCGGGCTGTTTCAGGGAGACGCCGCGCTGGAGGCCCGCAACCGCGAGGCGTTTCCCTTTGATCCCGGTGACCTCTCGGCAGTGCTGCTGACCCACGCCCACCTCGACCACGTCGGACGGCTACCGCTGCTGGTGCGCCGGGGTTACGTGGGGCCGATCTACTGCACCCCGCCGACCCTCAACCTGGCCGAGACGGTGCTGCTCGACAGCGCCCGCTTGCAGGTCGAGAGCTACAAGCAAGAAGTTCGCCGTGCCAGGCGCATGAACCGCGAAGGCGAGGTGCCGCAGCCCTTATACGACGAGGACGACGTTCACCGCACGGTGGCGCTGATGCGGCCCACACTGGCCTTCGGGCAGACCCTGACGGTGGGGCGACTTCGGGTACGGGCCGAGCGAGCCGGGCATATTCTGGGCAGCGCGTTCCTGATTCTGGACAGCCCGGAAGGCCGCCTTCTCTGTTCGGGCGACCTGGGCAACCGCGAGAGCGGCCTCCAGCAGGATTTCACGCCGCCGCCGGAAGCCGACGCGGTGCTCGTCGAGACCACCTACGCCAACCGCACCCACCGCCCACTGGCCCAGACCCTCGACGAATTCCGGGACGTCCTCAACCAGAGCGTGCGCCTCGGCGGCAAGATTCTGATTCCGAGTTTTGCCATCGAGCGGGCGCAGGCCATCCTGTATTACCTCAAGAATCTGATGGACGCGGGCGAGGTGCCGCGCGTGCCGATCTTTCTCGATTCGCCGATGGCGGCGCGGGCCACCCACGAGTATTTCGAGTTCGGTGACGAGTTGATCGGGCCAGTGCGCGGGGCCTTCAGAAGCGGCGACGATCCGTTCAGGCCCAGTGGCCTGCACGTCGTGACCAGCAGCAGCGAGTCGCAGCGTATCAACCGCTACGACGGCGCGGCCATCATCATCGCGGGCAACGGGATGCTGTCGGGCGGGCGCATCCAGCACCACCTCAAGCACCAGCTCTGGAAGCCCTCGACCAGCCTGGTGATCGTCAGTTACCAGTCGCCCAGCAGCCTCGGCGGACAGATCGTGGCCGGGGCCGGGGTCGTGCAGGTACTGGGCGAGGACGTGGCAGTGCGAGCGCAGGTCCACACCATCGGCGGCTTCTCGGCCCACGCCGACCAGGACGATCTGCTGAGCTGGCTCGACTCGACAGGGCAGGCGCATATCTGGCTCACACACGGCGAGGTCAGCGTGATGAACGACTTCCTGCCGATTCTGACCGAGCGGGGCCGTCTCGCTGACCGGGTACCCCGGCGCGACGCGGTTGACCTGATTCAGACACATTTTCCGGGCGGCAGACCGCCGGGTGAGTTGGAGGAGGCGCGAATGGTCGTGGGCCAGGCCGAGTAA
- a CDS encoding DUF4388 domain-containing protein, producing MLTRVETKKFLLLLSRQAVQLEQDLRRHSREAAKWRIETTFSVAAVISAYESFPPDLIVLDPAAIEGELITLLEHAKRNWPRTFFSLLSDQPESAFQAVSERFGSLPMIAPGGSPEVSREIEKEMVGLVNGKLQGLMLSSFLQMMEWEAKSVSIHVSSADRWGRIHLYQGKFASAYVHPLRLPDKEAAVEILTWDNISIAVERSYHNHKNAPLLPLSSLIMNAMVRKDEASLSAPLSGELETGAHEDLADQFLFSEDAFDLPPMIGGNDALTVAEEIDDDEMELYIIQNSVSVPSREIEKKLLSKPNSRDILVGDILSIDGAVAAALVDYSSGMALDMVGSGIDLELAGAGTTEVVRAQRRSMELLGIKGQIEDMMMTLEQQYHLLYVLPGTTLFLYVVLRKEQANLAMARYKLKAAAAQLQL from the coding sequence ATGTTGACCCGCGTTGAAACCAAGAAATTCCTGCTGCTGCTCTCCCGGCAGGCCGTGCAACTCGAACAGGACTTGCGGCGGCACAGCCGGGAGGCAGCCAAGTGGCGCATCGAAACCACCTTCAGCGTGGCGGCGGTGATCAGCGCTTACGAGAGTTTTCCACCGGACCTGATTGTGCTCGATCCTGCTGCCATCGAGGGCGAGCTGATCACGCTGCTGGAGCACGCCAAGCGCAACTGGCCACGCACCTTCTTCTCGCTGCTCTCCGACCAGCCGGAATCGGCTTTTCAGGCGGTGTCCGAGCGCTTCGGCAGCCTGCCGATGATCGCGCCGGGCGGTTCGCCGGAAGTCAGCCGGGAAATCGAGAAGGAAATGGTCGGTCTGGTCAACGGCAAGTTGCAGGGACTGATGCTCTCGAGCTTTTTGCAGATGATGGAGTGGGAGGCCAAAAGCGTCTCGATTCATGTCTCGTCGGCAGACCGCTGGGGCCGTATTCATCTGTATCAGGGCAAATTCGCCAGCGCCTATGTGCATCCGCTCAGGCTGCCCGACAAGGAGGCTGCCGTCGAGATCCTGACCTGGGACAATATCTCGATCGCCGTCGAGCGCTCCTATCACAACCACAAGAACGCGCCCCTGCTGCCGCTCTCGTCACTGATCATGAACGCGATGGTGAGAAAGGACGAGGCGTCGCTGAGCGCTCCTCTGTCCGGCGAGCTGGAAACCGGGGCCCACGAAGACCTCGCAGACCAGTTTCTCTTCAGCGAGGACGCCTTCGATCTGCCGCCCATGATTGGGGGAAACGACGCGCTGACGGTGGCCGAAGAAATCGACGACGACGAGATGGAGTTGTACATTATCCAGAACTCGGTCTCGGTGCCGAGCAGGGAAATCGAGAAGAAGCTGCTGAGTAAGCCCAACAGCCGCGACATCTTGGTGGGCGATATCCTATCGATTGACGGCGCGGTGGCTGCCGCGCTGGTCGATTACAGCAGCGGCATGGCGCTCGATATGGTCGGGTCCGGCATTGATCTGGAACTGGCCGGAGCGGGCACCACCGAGGTCGTGCGGGCTCAGCGGCGCTCGATGGAACTGCTCGGCATCAAGGGCCAGATCGAGGACATGATGATGACGCTGGAGCAGCAGTACCATCTGCTCTATGTTTTGCCCGGCACCACGCTGTTTTTGTACGTGGTGCTGCGCAAAGAGCAGGCCAACCTGGCGATGGCCCGCTACAAACTCAAGGCGGCGGCGGCCCAACTCCAGCTCTGA
- a CDS encoding FKBP-type peptidyl-prolyl cis-trans isomerase, with translation MTQPTELKVDKYHEGQGAPAKKGQMVKVHYTGTLENGTKFDSSRDRGEPIEFQLGTGQVIQGWDEGISQLNIGDKAKLTIPSSMGYGARGAGGVIPPNATLIFDVELVDAR, from the coding sequence ATGACTCAACCCACAGAACTCAAAGTCGACAAGTACCACGAGGGCCAAGGCGCACCTGCCAAGAAGGGCCAGATGGTCAAGGTGCACTACACCGGCACGCTGGAAAACGGCACCAAGTTCGACAGCAGCCGTGACCGGGGCGAGCCGATCGAGTTTCAGCTCGGCACAGGCCAGGTCATTCAGGGCTGGGACGAGGGCATCTCGCAGCTCAACATCGGTGACAAGGCCAAGCTGACCATTCCATCCAGCATGGGCTACGGCGCACGCGGCGCAGGCGGCGTGATTCCGCCGAACGCCACCCTGATTTTCGACGTGGAACTGGTGGACGCCCGCTAA
- a CDS encoding ABC transporter ATP-binding protein, translated as MSAPAAPPSSAPALRVLGTYLLPMWPRVLLLVGLLIGSTLLTLTLPLLIARFVDTSTAALTAGGAGLAALGSLTRLSLMYIGVALIVQVFSAGATYLGAVVGWSATNRLRTDLTAHLLGLDMQYHKERTPGEMIERIDGDVTALSNFFSQFAVRVFGAALLLTGSVVMFFRENTWLGLGVLVFVIVTLLGMNRVRRRGIEPTRHEREGSAKLFGFIEERLSGLDDVRALGGGAYTLRKFLMVQGGFFRRLMTAGVERTAVWQFSMLMFTFGYVGVIGAAVGLYAAGTITVGTALLLYQYMSMVEEPIDQLTQQLQDVQKAGASLLRVGEILSLTSQLPSGAQSLPAGALSLDFGDVSFAYEGEDDPSARVLSHLSFQLAAGRTLGLLGRTGSGKSTLTRLVSRLYDPTSGTVRLGGVSTLEADLTSLRGRVAVVTQDVQLFQASVRDNLTFFDPNISDERVGAALAEVGLLDWAESLLDGLNTSLPAGSLSAGEAQLLAFARVMLRDPGLIILDEPSSRLDPATEARLTAAMNRLLSGRSAVVIAHRLDTVARADDILVLGAGRVLEYGAREALAADAGSHYARLLRAGQLGAEGEGEIDALEDDIREVLA; from the coding sequence ATGTCTGCGCCCGCTGCTCCGCCCTCCTCCGCCCCGGCCCTCAGGGTGCTGGGCACCTACCTGTTGCCGATGTGGCCGCGCGTGCTGCTGCTGGTGGGACTGCTGATCGGGAGTACCCTGCTGACCCTGACCTTGCCGCTGCTGATCGCCCGCTTCGTGGACACCTCCACCGCCGCGCTCACCGCTGGGGGAGCGGGTCTGGCCGCGCTGGGCAGCCTCACCCGGCTCTCGCTGATGTATATCGGCGTCGCGCTGATCGTGCAGGTGTTCTCGGCGGGCGCGACGTATCTGGGCGCAGTGGTCGGCTGGAGCGCCACCAACCGCCTCAGAACCGACCTGACTGCCCATCTGCTCGGCCTCGATATGCAGTACCACAAGGAGCGCACCCCCGGCGAGATGATCGAGCGCATCGACGGCGACGTGACCGCGCTGAGCAACTTCTTCTCGCAGTTTGCGGTGCGGGTCTTCGGCGCAGCACTCCTGCTCACCGGCAGCGTGGTGATGTTCTTTCGCGAGAATACCTGGCTGGGCCTGGGCGTGCTGGTCTTCGTCATCGTCACTTTGCTGGGTATGAACCGGGTGCGCCGCCGGGGCATCGAACCCACCCGCCATGAGCGTGAGGGCAGCGCCAAGCTGTTCGGTTTCATCGAGGAGAGATTGTCGGGCCTCGACGACGTGAGAGCGCTGGGCGGCGGCGCGTACACCCTGCGAAAATTCCTGATGGTGCAGGGCGGCTTCTTCCGGCGACTGATGACGGCGGGGGTCGAGCGCACGGCGGTCTGGCAGTTCAGCATGCTGATGTTCACCTTCGGTTACGTGGGTGTTATCGGCGCGGCAGTGGGCCTGTACGCCGCCGGAACCATCACGGTGGGCACTGCCCTGCTGCTCTATCAGTACATGAGCATGGTCGAGGAACCGATTGATCAGCTCACCCAGCAGCTTCAGGACGTGCAGAAGGCCGGGGCCAGCCTGCTGCGGGTCGGTGAGATTCTGAGTCTGACCTCCCAGTTGCCCTCCGGAGCGCAGTCTCTTCCAGCGGGAGCACTCTCCCTGGACTTTGGCGACGTGTCGTTCGCCTATGAGGGAGAGGACGACCCCAGCGCCCGCGTGCTGAGTCACCTGAGTTTTCAGCTCGCGGCAGGCCGTACCCTGGGTCTGCTGGGGCGCACCGGCAGCGGCAAATCTACCCTGACCCGGCTGGTTTCGCGCCTCTACGACCCGACTTCCGGCACGGTGCGGCTGGGCGGCGTGTCCACCCTGGAGGCTGATCTGACCTCGCTCAGAGGCCGGGTGGCCGTCGTGACCCAGGACGTGCAGCTCTTTCAGGCGTCGGTGCGCGACAATTTGACCTTCTTCGACCCGAACATCAGTGATGAGCGGGTGGGCGCGGCGCTGGCCGAGGTGGGCTTGCTGGACTGGGCCGAGAGCTTGTTGGACGGGCTGAACACCAGCCTGCCCGCCGGGAGCCTGTCGGCGGGCGAGGCGCAACTGCTGGCCTTTGCCCGCGTGATGCTGCGTGATCCGGGGCTGATCATCCTCGACGAGCCGAGCAGCCGTCTGGACCCTGCCACCGAGGCCCGCCTCACCGCTGCCATGAACCGGCTGCTGTCGGGCCGCAGCGCCGTCGTCATCGCCCACCGCTTAGACACGGTGGCCCGCGCCGACGACATTCTGGTGCTGGGGGCGGGCCGGGTGCTGGAGTACGGTGCGCGCGAGGCCCTGGCCGCCGATGCAGGCAGTCACTACGCCCGGTTGCTGCGGGCCGGGCAGCTCGGCGCGGAGGGTGAGGGCGAAATCGACGCGCTGGAAGACGACATCCGTGAGGTGCTGGCATGA
- a CDS encoding metalloenzyme domain protein, which translates to MSAVIWLALDGVGHPADAPPDSVWEQDLPALRPLIDAGLALDAALGVPGLPQSGTGQSCWLTGLDAVQLMGKGGAGQQAGEHFGPHPGPTLQALLREASLPVRLTRAGGAAALLNFYPPGYFAAQARRPRYGCFPFSFLAAGLPLNPPGLPSVSPLLGLHHDFPWAAAQSLDDLRRTGESLARTAENADLLVIDLWLSDLLGHQGRPAAPPELLTAGKRYLRHLDALLSGMLGAGGRVVVGSDHGNFENLNIKAHTTARVPFAGSGVALGQPGNIVEAGAVMAGWFGLT; encoded by the coding sequence ATGAGCGCTGTCATCTGGCTGGCCCTCGACGGCGTGGGCCACCCCGCAGACGCGCCGCCGGATTCGGTGTGGGAACAGGATTTACCCGCCCTGCGCCCGTTGATCGACGCTGGGCTGGCGCTCGACGCCGCGCTGGGCGTACCGGGCCTGCCGCAATCCGGCACCGGCCAGAGCTGCTGGCTGACCGGTCTCGACGCGGTGCAGTTGATGGGCAAAGGCGGCGCGGGCCAACAGGCGGGCGAACACTTCGGCCCGCATCCTGGTCCCACCCTGCAAGCGCTGCTGCGCGAGGCTTCGCTGCCGGTGCGCCTGACCCGTGCGGGCGGGGCCGCAGCACTGCTCAACTTCTATCCACCCGGCTACTTTGCTGCGCAAGCCCGGCGACCCCGCTACGGCTGCTTTCCCTTCAGTTTTCTGGCTGCCGGGTTGCCGCTCAACCCGCCGGGCCTGCCGAGTGTGTCGCCGCTGCTGGGACTTCATCATGACTTTCCCTGGGCCGCTGCCCAGAGTCTGGACGATTTGCGCCGAACGGGGGAGAGCCTGGCCCGCACCGCTGAAAACGCCGACCTGCTGGTGATCGACTTGTGGCTGAGCGATCTGCTGGGCCATCAGGGCAGGCCCGCCGCGCCGCCGGAACTGTTGACGGCGGGGAAGCGTTACCTGCGGCATCTGGACGCGCTACTGTCGGGCATGCTCGGCGCAGGTGGGCGGGTGGTCGTCGGCAGCGATCACGGCAACTTCGAGAACCTGAATATCAAGGCGCACACCACGGCGCGGGTGCCGTTTGCCGGAAGTGGCGTGGCGCTGGGCCAGCCCGGCAACATCGTGGAGGCGGGCGCGGTGATGGCGGGCTGGTTCGGTCTGACCTGA
- a CDS encoding sensor histidine kinase, protein MQTLRFRLALLYTLLALVVVGLVSTLITAKLLSDLDTQFQVRLDERADSLAGAFGSGSRGLGKPFTPSGGYTMIVDGSGIVTYANAGVKVYENSPFPFAGRSEVPIQDLPVRTATRKLSGYGDGKSFIWVGLPEDALLQARQSAWRLLWTALILTPALMLLFGWLLGRSALSGLKQAASLADRIDPAQPVTALPLPRQQDEVYRLLTAINRLLSRIDTQQAREKQLLGQIVHELGAPLTVLRASLTQASQRTGDSDVIRAALVADELTFTTQDLMQLARGQLEMKLAWHFIPALTLQGRLDRLVSGTTFGGDWSGMVLCDPDRLTQALRNLLANARRAAGPSGWVETNLSETPEQVRFTVRDSGPGLPGNLGERIFEPFVSGSGSSGLGLSVSRQIAEAHGGTLTGGNHPSGGAEFCLTLPGPELGDDEVESDSGVILSPEPATI, encoded by the coding sequence ATGCAGACCCTGCGCTTCCGGCTGGCGCTGCTGTATACCCTGCTGGCCCTGGTGGTGGTGGGGCTGGTCAGCACCCTGATCACGGCCAAGCTGCTCAGCGACCTCGACACCCAGTTTCAGGTCCGCCTTGACGAGCGGGCCGACAGCCTTGCCGGGGCCTTCGGCAGCGGCAGCCGTGGCCTGGGCAAGCCGTTTACCCCCAGCGGCGGCTACACCATGATCGTGGACGGCAGCGGCATCGTCACGTACGCCAATGCGGGCGTCAAAGTCTACGAGAATTCGCCGTTTCCCTTCGCGGGTCGCAGCGAGGTGCCGATTCAGGACCTGCCGGTGCGGACCGCCACCCGCAAGCTGAGCGGCTACGGCGACGGCAAGAGCTTTATCTGGGTAGGTTTGCCGGAAGACGCGCTGCTTCAGGCCCGCCAGAGTGCCTGGCGGCTGCTGTGGACCGCGCTGATCCTGACCCCAGCTTTGATGCTGCTGTTCGGTTGGCTGCTGGGCCGCAGCGCCCTGAGCGGTCTCAAACAGGCCGCTTCCCTGGCCGACCGGATCGACCCGGCCCAGCCGGTCACGGCGCTGCCGCTGCCCCGTCAGCAAGACGAGGTCTACCGCCTGCTGACCGCCATCAACCGCCTGCTCTCACGCATCGACACCCAGCAGGCCCGCGAGAAGCAGCTTCTCGGGCAGATCGTGCACGAACTCGGCGCGCCGCTCACGGTGCTGCGGGCCTCGCTGACCCAGGCCAGCCAGCGCACCGGCGACAGTGACGTTATCCGCGCCGCGCTGGTGGCCGACGAACTGACCTTCACCACCCAGGACCTGATGCAGCTCGCGCGCGGCCAGCTCGAAATGAAGCTGGCCTGGCATTTCATTCCGGCGCTCACCTTGCAGGGCCGTCTGGACCGTCTGGTCTCGGGCACCACCTTCGGCGGCGACTGGAGCGGCATGGTGCTGTGTGACCCCGACCGGCTGACCCAGGCGCTGCGCAACCTGCTTGCCAACGCCCGGCGGGCGGCAGGGCCGAGCGGCTGGGTGGAGACCAACCTCAGCGAGACGCCCGAGCAGGTGCGCTTCACTGTGCGCGACTCCGGCCCCGGCCTGCCCGGCAACCTTGGCGAGCGCATCTTCGAGCCGTTCGTCAGCGGCTCGGGCAGCAGCGGACTGGGCTTGAGTGTCTCGCGTCAGATCGCCGAGGCGCACGGCGGAACGCTTACCGGCGGCAACCATCCCAGCGGCGGCGCTGAATTTTGCCTGACCCTGCCCGGCCCCGAACTCGGCGACGACGAGGTGGAGAGCGATTCAGGCGTCATCCTGTCGCCTGAGCCTGCCACCATCTGA
- a CDS encoding response regulator transcription factor produces the protein MLSQILIVEDDPHLGPLLRDYLSADYQVFHAATLAEAQNWLGTHSAQLILLDLNLPDGNGLDLVQSLRQYSSTPVLVLSARSHVQERVAGLNAGADDYLTKPFAMPELDARITALLRRTASGGSVNLGNTSLSTSSLTLTADEQHVNLTEHESRILELMMRTPERVFSRADIESHLYGWETPNSNSVEVRISQLRKKLESVGSTLRVRTIRNVGYVLQA, from the coding sequence ATGCTCTCACAGATTCTGATTGTCGAGGACGATCCCCACCTGGGGCCGCTGCTGCGCGATTACCTGAGTGCCGATTACCAGGTGTTTCACGCTGCCACTCTGGCCGAGGCCCAGAACTGGCTGGGGACCCACAGCGCCCAGCTCATCTTGCTCGACCTCAATTTGCCTGACGGAAACGGCCTGGACCTGGTGCAGAGCCTGCGGCAGTACAGCTCGACGCCGGTGCTGGTTCTGTCGGCACGGAGTCACGTGCAGGAGCGGGTGGCGGGCCTCAATGCCGGGGCCGACGACTACCTCACCAAGCCGTTTGCCATGCCGGAGCTCGACGCCCGCATCACTGCCCTGCTGAGGCGCACCGCCTCGGGCGGCAGCGTCAATCTGGGCAACACCAGTCTGTCCACCAGCAGTCTGACGCTGACGGCCGACGAGCAGCACGTCAACCTCACCGAGCATGAGTCGCGCATTCTGGAACTGATGATGCGCACCCCTGAACGGGTCTTCTCGCGGGCCGACATCGAGTCTCACCTCTACGGCTGGGAAACGCCCAACTCCAACAGCGTGGAGGTGCGGATTTCCCAGCTTCGAAAGAAACTCGAATCGGTGGGCAGTACCCTCCGGGTCCGCACCATCCGCAACGTGGGCTACGTCCTTCAGGCGTAA
- a CDS encoding ABC transporter ATP-binding protein, whose amino-acid sequence MTAAPRTSTKQVPSEVPTFPLMRRLFAYRPRLFLFNVLAWSSFHALPAAFSYFVSRIFAHLGEVQTAGAVGAAGGVRQAAIMAAWIAVAGFAVTRFARFGVFYFAVRAWFRLWFTLDALLRRNLLGYLLLARGSRRLPDTPAEAVSRFRDDVDDVAAYTEVWVDAGGFVIYSVVAITLMWRVDPTITLVVCAPLLLVVVFVQRLSPQIRSYRRRMRQATARVTDFLGETFGAVSAVKLSAHEPQMVAHLARLGETRKAAALRDVLLTELIKGVNTNMINLAVGAVLLLGANLILRGRMNVGDFVLFFALMPRLTGSMGYFGDMIARHRRTGVSFERMQRLLQDAPLPEIVAHHGLYLEGQAPELPQRVGAAPFGILEVRRLSAVHDSGRGLIEASFTLRRGEFVVVTGRIGSGKSTLLRALLGLIPRSGGEVIWNGGQVDDPASFFVPPRSAYTAQLPQLFSDTLEENVLMGQSGGDGAMARALRLAVMQQDLNELTQGLATQVGARGVKLSGGQVQRAAVARMLAQKADLLVFDDVSSALDAETERQLWLGLSTELPEATCLVVSHRRAALLRADRIIVLDEGRVVDQGKLGELLARSPQMRALWDGEEVAG is encoded by the coding sequence ATGACCGCTGCGCCCCGGACTTCAACAAAGCAGGTTCCCTCAGAGGTGCCCACCTTCCCGCTGATGCGCCGCCTGTTTGCCTATCGGCCCCGGCTCTTTCTTTTCAACGTGCTGGCCTGGAGCAGCTTCCATGCGCTGCCCGCCGCATTCAGTTATTTTGTCTCGCGCATCTTCGCGCACCTGGGCGAAGTGCAGACGGCAGGGGCGGTAGGGGCGGCAGGCGGTGTCCGGCAGGCGGCAATCATGGCGGCTTGGATCGCGGTAGCGGGCTTTGCCGTGACCCGCTTCGCCCGCTTTGGGGTCTTCTACTTCGCGGTGCGGGCCTGGTTCCGATTGTGGTTCACCTTGGACGCCCTCCTGAGGCGTAACCTGCTGGGCTACCTGTTGCTGGCGCGCGGCTCGCGCAGGCTGCCCGATACCCCCGCCGAGGCGGTCAGCCGCTTCCGCGACGACGTGGACGATGTGGCGGCCTACACCGAGGTCTGGGTAGACGCCGGGGGCTTTGTGATTTACAGCGTCGTCGCCATCACGCTGATGTGGCGGGTCGACCCCACCATCACCCTGGTCGTCTGCGCGCCGCTCTTGCTGGTGGTGGTGTTCGTGCAGCGCTTGTCCCCGCAGATTCGCAGCTACCGCCGCCGGATGCGCCAGGCCACCGCCCGCGTCACCGATTTCCTGGGCGAGACGTTCGGGGCCGTCAGCGCCGTCAAGCTCTCGGCCCATGAGCCGCAGATGGTCGCTCACCTGGCCCGGCTGGGCGAGACCCGCAAGGCGGCGGCCCTCCGCGACGTGCTGCTGACCGAGCTGATCAAGGGCGTCAACACCAACATGATCAATCTGGCGGTGGGTGCGGTGCTGCTGCTGGGTGCAAACCTGATTCTGCGCGGGCGCATGAACGTCGGTGATTTCGTGTTGTTCTTCGCACTGATGCCGCGCCTGACCGGCAGCATGGGCTACTTCGGCGACATGATCGCCCGCCACCGCCGTACCGGGGTCAGCTTCGAGAGGATGCAGCGCCTGTTGCAGGACGCCCCCCTGCCGGAGATCGTCGCCCACCACGGGCTGTATCTGGAGGGTCAGGCCCCCGAATTGCCCCAGCGGGTCGGGGCGGCACCGTTCGGCATCCTGGAAGTGCGCCGCCTCAGCGCCGTGCATGACAGCGGGCGTGGGCTGATCGAGGCCTCGTTCACCCTGCGGCGCGGCGAGTTTGTGGTCGTCACCGGGCGCATCGGCAGCGGCAAGAGCACGCTGCTGCGCGCCCTACTGGGTCTGATCCCGAGGAGCGGAGGTGAAGTCATCTGGAACGGTGGGCAGGTGGACGACCCGGCCTCGTTCTTCGTGCCGCCCCGCAGCGCCTACACCGCCCAGTTGCCGCAACTCTTCAGTGACACCCTGGAAGAGAACGTGCTGATGGGCCAGAGCGGTGGGGACGGAGCGATGGCGCGTGCACTGAGGCTGGCCGTGATGCAGCAGGACCTCAACGAACTGACGCAGGGCCTCGCCACCCAGGTCGGGGCGCGCGGCGTCAAGCTCTCGGGCGGGCAGGTGCAGCGTGCAGCGGTGGCCCGGATGCTGGCCCAGAAAGCTGATCTGCTGGTCTTCGATGATGTGTCGAGCGCCCTGGACGCCGAAACCGAGCGTCAGTTGTGGCTGGGCCTGTCCACCGAACTGCCCGAGGCGACCTGCCTGGTGGTGTCGCACCGCCGGGCCGCCCTGCTGCGCGCCGACCGGATCATTGTGCTGGACGAAGGGCGTGTCGTTGATCAGGGCAAGTTGGGCGAATTGCTCGCCCGCAGCCCGCAGATGCGCGCCCTGTGGGACGGCGAGGAAGTGGCGGGATAA